A single genomic interval of Natronoarchaeum philippinense harbors:
- a CDS encoding DUF7289 family protein encodes MNLMADRADDERGLSPVIGIVLLFGLVLFGATLVAVAGMSLVDTMQTESSLDRAETSMQQVGSDLSELANSPSDRETELTLGNFEEGQASIVDDGQMIFNINPGRTAAGSCEAEMDIGTLEYERGDSTVGFQAGGVWRSDGGSPLMVSQPDLTISKQTIEGRTVRSIDFPATNVDPDNSSLTGSTVEAQQNRSVSEARQTEMQRNLFNCLDDSDRVRNIEIRIEGNQYADAWYRYLDEQIGAAGTVRWDGDAVVATSPLGAPIQPADFTIENPDTFGALHTGSAFNPSNLNDVFFDGYDSQMAGYDDSGRYDSKTGKLASATDVTLNGNFDFYGDVFAGDSIRIPGRGNSIDGEEHPNADIDAPPTIDGEIRDAIDAIDTNAENSETSAVTADDLVLSDGGAVTLTSGVYHLDTLTVPEDATLTLDTSSGDVVIAAENGVQVEDDASVDVVGGDANQVRIFSGADVTVGGDVTVAGDRSYKNFWYAPSTASVSLSGDEFTGVAYAPDAEMTLDRDLDVYGSLIGGFDGQIRDVDFHYDNALERISGDGTSAVIEDGQVTGPSDPELESFDARATILGSEFSNDGRMQDIYPSLELESVTNDDDLDSLSYWQETSSRVSADDGSELRDPDGESLTERYRGNDLDRLAYGEYGISRLNRGDNFHRGVYWESVRFNGQSGDEIQLSGMASYGNVFLRLYDSNGNRVSESWDGLSLTLPSDDTYTVQVMSYNSVDYRLELRETSPDPGDGETFYHEDVMFDARNGDDVEIEVSSTEASPYVELIGPGGGRVAVEEGGSDVTLTADSLAEGQHTIRVSSTSNKTEFDYDISLKRTKIENAPLLSHGPIKVDLVTNPPNSSANYREPWPDPRLDARGYPGAGWNDDVNHPAVPEVRSTSLEGLEPGTGFSVEMEYRFRLCGDTTSYAGTSKMIDGTRHFEVGCSSNDRVESTIEYDPGSAQNQLKILRDGDKVPHVEPAGGQRGMKDMLGSRLNADDTLDLDDGEFVIAFELDETRANFDDAVAGRSSADYNDVVMLYEITDQHWTDGSGETVTEGPNGSPLDENEDYTYTVNIENNQIVIGSE; translated from the coding sequence ATGAATCTTATGGCCGATCGGGCGGACGACGAGCGAGGCCTGTCGCCAGTCATCGGCATCGTCCTGCTGTTCGGTCTGGTGCTGTTCGGAGCGACGCTGGTCGCGGTGGCAGGGATGTCGCTCGTCGATACGATGCAGACGGAGTCGTCGCTCGACCGCGCTGAGACGTCGATGCAACAGGTCGGGTCGGACCTCAGTGAGTTGGCAAACTCGCCGAGCGATCGCGAGACAGAGCTCACACTGGGTAACTTCGAGGAGGGGCAAGCGTCCATCGTCGACGACGGGCAGATGATCTTCAACATCAACCCCGGACGAACGGCGGCGGGTAGCTGCGAGGCCGAGATGGACATCGGGACGCTGGAGTACGAGCGCGGCGACAGTACCGTCGGATTTCAGGCCGGCGGCGTCTGGCGGTCCGACGGCGGATCACCGTTGATGGTCTCCCAGCCCGATCTGACGATCAGCAAGCAGACGATCGAAGGACGTACTGTGCGCTCGATCGACTTCCCGGCGACGAACGTCGATCCCGACAACAGTTCGCTGACGGGGTCGACCGTCGAGGCACAGCAAAACCGGTCGGTCTCGGAGGCGCGTCAGACCGAGATGCAGCGCAACTTGTTTAACTGTCTGGACGACAGCGACCGAGTCCGCAACATCGAAATCCGCATCGAAGGAAATCAGTACGCCGACGCATGGTATCGCTACCTCGACGAACAGATCGGGGCGGCCGGGACAGTTCGCTGGGACGGGGACGCGGTCGTGGCGACATCGCCGCTCGGGGCACCGATCCAGCCCGCCGACTTCACGATCGAAAATCCCGATACGTTCGGAGCGCTTCACACCGGATCCGCGTTCAATCCGAGCAATCTCAACGACGTGTTCTTCGACGGGTACGACTCGCAGATGGCCGGCTACGACGACAGCGGCCGGTACGACTCGAAGACCGGAAAACTCGCCAGCGCGACGGATGTGACACTGAACGGCAACTTCGACTTCTACGGCGACGTGTTCGCGGGCGACTCGATCAGGATCCCCGGCCGCGGCAACTCGATCGACGGCGAAGAGCACCCGAACGCCGACATCGACGCGCCGCCGACGATCGACGGCGAGATTAGGGATGCCATCGACGCGATCGACACGAACGCCGAGAACAGTGAGACGAGCGCCGTAACCGCCGATGATCTCGTCCTCTCGGATGGCGGCGCTGTGACCCTCACGTCCGGCGTCTACCACCTCGATACGCTGACGGTACCCGAGGACGCCACGCTGACGCTTGACACCTCGTCGGGCGACGTTGTCATCGCCGCCGAAAACGGGGTGCAGGTCGAAGACGATGCGAGCGTCGACGTGGTCGGCGGCGACGCCAATCAGGTCCGCATTTTCTCCGGCGCCGACGTGACGGTCGGGGGCGATGTCACGGTCGCCGGCGACCGTTCCTACAAGAACTTCTGGTACGCACCCTCGACCGCAAGCGTCTCGCTGAGCGGCGACGAGTTCACCGGCGTCGCTTACGCACCGGACGCCGAGATGACGCTCGACCGCGACCTCGACGTGTACGGCTCGCTCATCGGAGGCTTCGACGGTCAGATCCGGGATGTCGACTTCCACTACGACAACGCGCTCGAACGCATTAGCGGCGACGGAACCAGTGCGGTCATCGAGGACGGACAGGTGACCGGCCCGAGCGATCCCGAACTGGAATCGTTCGACGCTAGGGCGACAATTCTCGGGAGCGAATTCTCGAACGACGGGCGAATGCAAGATATCTATCCGTCACTAGAGTTGGAATCCGTAACCAACGACGACGACCTCGACTCGCTGTCGTACTGGCAGGAGACGAGTAGTCGCGTGTCGGCTGACGATGGAAGCGAGTTGCGGGATCCCGACGGCGAGTCGTTGACCGAGCGGTACAGGGGGAACGACCTCGATCGGCTCGCGTATGGTGAGTACGGGATTTCCCGGCTAAATCGCGGTGATAATTTCCACCGCGGTGTGTATTGGGAAAGCGTCCGCTTTAACGGTCAGAGCGGAGACGAGATTCAACTATCCGGGATGGCAAGTTACGGAAACGTTTTCCTGCGTCTATACGACTCAAACGGGAATCGTGTCTCAGAGAGTTGGGATGGACTGTCTCTCACGTTGCCATCGGACGACACATATACTGTTCAAGTCATGTCGTACAATTCGGTCGACTATCGGCTCGAACTGCGAGAAACATCGCCCGATCCCGGTGATGGCGAAACGTTCTACCACGAGGACGTGATGTTCGACGCCAGAAACGGGGACGATGTCGAAATCGAAGTCTCATCAACCGAGGCATCACCGTACGTCGAGCTAATTGGTCCCGGGGGCGGTCGAGTAGCGGTCGAAGAGGGCGGGTCCGACGTGACGCTCACCGCCGACTCTCTCGCAGAGGGCCAGCACACGATCCGTGTGTCCAGCACGTCGAACAAAACGGAGTTCGATTACGACATCTCGCTGAAACGGACGAAAATCGAGAACGCCCCGCTGCTCTCCCACGGCCCGATCAAGGTCGATCTGGTGACGAACCCGCCAAACTCCAGTGCGAACTACCGTGAGCCGTGGCCGGATCCGCGTCTCGACGCGCGAGGCTATCCCGGTGCAGGCTGGAACGACGACGTGAACCACCCGGCAGTGCCGGAGGTCAGGAGCACGTCACTAGAAGGACTCGAACCGGGGACCGGCTTCTCCGTCGAGATGGAGTATCGGTTCCGCCTCTGTGGCGACACCACCAGCTACGCCGGCACCTCGAAAATGATCGACGGGACGCGACACTTCGAGGTCGGCTGTAGCTCGAACGATCGCGTCGAATCGACGATCGAGTACGACCCCGGCAGTGCGCAGAATCAGTTGAAGATCCTTCGCGACGGCGACAAAGTGCCCCACGTCGAGCCCGCGGGCGGCCAGCGTGGCATGAAGGACATGCTCGGGTCGCGGCTCAACGCCGATGACACGCTCGATCTCGACGATGGCGAGTTCGTCATCGCCTTCGAACTCGACGAGACGCGCGCCAACTTCGACGATGCCGTCGCCGGACGCTCGTCGGCCGACTACAACGACGTGGTGATGCTCTACGAGATCACCGACCAACACTGGACCGACGGCAGCGGCGAGACGGTCACCGAAGGCCCCAACGGCTCGCCGCTGGACGAAAACGAGGACTACACCTACACCGTCAACATCGAGAACAACCAGATCGTCATCGGTTCGGAGTAG
- the gatA gene encoding Asp-tRNA(Asn)/Glu-tRNA(Gln) amidotransferase subunit GatA: MAENIYITEETAAGDEDGPLAGKRVAIKDNISTEGIRTTCGSAMLEEYVPPYDATVVERLKDAGATVAGKANMDEFGMGTTTETSAFGATDNPAAPGHVPGGSSGGSAAAVAAGEADLALGSDTGGSVRCPAAFCGVVGIKPTYGLVSRYGLVAYANSLEQIGPLAPTVEEAAELLDVISGPDPNDATTRDAGADSDYAAAADGDVDGLEIGVPTELVEGADDGVVEQFWSAIDDLEAQGASYHEVSLPSVEHAVEAYYVIAMSEASSNLARFDGVRYGHSGGFDGNWNEMFAQARREGFGDEVKRRILLGTYALSAGYHDKYYKKAQDARAWVKQDFDEALSDADVLASPTMPIPPFELGESLDDPLKMYLADANTVPVNLADLPAISVPAGETDGLPVGLQLVAPAFDEETLVRAGSALE; the protein is encoded by the coding sequence ATGGCCGAGAACATCTACATCACCGAGGAGACGGCCGCCGGCGACGAGGACGGCCCGCTGGCCGGCAAGCGGGTTGCGATCAAGGACAACATCTCGACCGAAGGCATCCGGACGACCTGTGGGTCGGCCATGCTCGAAGAGTACGTGCCGCCGTACGACGCGACGGTCGTCGAACGCCTGAAGGACGCCGGCGCGACGGTCGCGGGGAAGGCCAACATGGACGAGTTCGGCATGGGAACGACGACCGAAACCTCGGCCTTCGGCGCGACCGACAACCCGGCCGCACCGGGCCACGTTCCAGGCGGTTCCTCCGGCGGCTCCGCGGCGGCAGTCGCCGCGGGCGAGGCCGATCTCGCGCTCGGCTCGGACACCGGCGGCTCGGTGCGCTGTCCCGCCGCGTTCTGTGGCGTCGTCGGCATCAAGCCGACCTACGGGCTGGTCTCGCGATACGGGCTGGTCGCCTACGCCAACAGCCTCGAACAGATCGGCCCGCTCGCGCCGACCGTCGAGGAGGCCGCCGAACTGCTCGATGTCATCAGCGGTCCGGACCCCAACGACGCGACGACCCGCGACGCGGGCGCCGACAGCGACTACGCCGCGGCGGCCGACGGCGATGTCGACGGGCTGGAGATCGGCGTCCCCACGGAGCTCGTCGAGGGCGCCGACGACGGCGTCGTCGAGCAGTTCTGGAGTGCGATCGACGACCTCGAAGCACAGGGTGCCAGCTACCACGAGGTGAGCCTGCCCTCCGTCGAGCACGCCGTCGAGGCGTACTACGTCATCGCTATGTCGGAGGCGTCCTCCAATCTCGCGCGGTTCGACGGCGTCCGATACGGCCACTCGGGGGGCTTCGATGGCAACTGGAACGAGATGTTTGCCCAAGCGCGCCGCGAAGGGTTCGGCGACGAGGTCAAGCGTCGCATTCTGCTCGGTACCTACGCGCTCTCTGCGGGGTACCACGACAAGTACTACAAGAAGGCCCAAGACGCCCGGGCGTGGGTGAAACAGGACTTCGACGAGGCCTTGTCCGACGCCGACGTGCTGGCGAGCCCGACGATGCCGATTCCGCCCTTCGAACTCGGCGAGAGTCTGGACGACCCGCTGAAGATGTATCTCGCTGACGCCAACACTGTCCCGGTCAACCTCGCCGATCTGCCCGCCATCTCGGTGCCGGCGGGCGAAACCGACGGACTTCCGGTCGGCCTCCAACTCGTCGCGCCGGCGTTCGACGAGGAGACACTGGTCCGGGCGGGAAGCGCGCTGGAGTAA
- the gatC gene encoding Asp-tRNA(Asn)/Glu-tRNA(Gln) amidotransferase subunit GatC produces MSDTPAGPEEVRHVAELARVDLDDDTVDEFAAQFADILDYFETLDEVPEVDREADLVNVMRPDEEREGLSQAEALQNAEETEDGYFKGPNVS; encoded by the coding sequence ATGAGCGACACGCCCGCCGGTCCCGAGGAGGTCCGTCACGTCGCCGAGCTGGCGCGGGTCGACCTCGACGACGACACCGTCGACGAGTTCGCCGCACAGTTCGCGGACATCCTCGACTACTTCGAGACGCTAGACGAGGTGCCCGAGGTCGACCGCGAGGCCGATCTGGTGAACGTGATGCGCCCCGACGAGGAGCGCGAGGGGCTGAGTCAAGCCGAGGCGCTGCAGAACGCCGAAGAGACCGAGGACGGCTACTTCAAGGGGCCGAACGTATCCTAA
- a CDS encoding transcription initiation factor IIB: MTDTTIRAHTGESAREEQPTERDEASAERESESLVCPECGGTLVSDEERGETVCSECGLVVEEDEIDRGPEWRAFDAAEKDEKSRVGAPTTKMMHDEGLSTNIGWQNKDAYGQSLSSSQREKMSRLRTWNERFRTRDSKERNLKQALGEIDRMASALGLPDTVRETASVIYRRALDEDLLPGRSIEGVATASLYAAARQAGTPRSLDEITAVSRVERDEIARTYRYIGRELGLEIQPADPEQYVPRFASELEISDEAERRARMLLESAKEEGIHSGKSPVGMAAAAVYAAALLTNEQVTQSEVGEVANVSEVTIRNRYHELLDADDAAAP; encoded by the coding sequence ATGACTGACACCACCATTCGAGCGCACACGGGAGAGAGCGCGCGCGAGGAACAGCCGACCGAACGTGACGAAGCGTCGGCCGAGCGCGAGTCGGAGAGCCTCGTCTGTCCGGAGTGTGGCGGAACACTCGTCTCCGACGAGGAGCGCGGCGAGACTGTCTGTTCGGAGTGCGGACTGGTCGTCGAGGAAGACGAGATCGACCGCGGGCCGGAGTGGCGCGCGTTCGACGCCGCCGAGAAGGACGAGAAATCCCGCGTCGGCGCCCCGACGACGAAGATGATGCACGACGAGGGCCTGTCGACCAACATCGGCTGGCAGAACAAAGACGCCTACGGCCAGTCGCTCTCGTCGAGCCAGCGCGAGAAGATGTCGCGACTTCGCACGTGGAACGAGCGGTTCCGCACGCGGGACTCCAAAGAGCGCAATCTCAAGCAGGCGCTGGGCGAAATCGACCGCATGGCCAGTGCGCTCGGACTCCCTGACACCGTCCGGGAGACCGCCAGCGTGATCTACCGGCGCGCGCTCGACGAGGATCTCCTGCCCGGCCGTTCCATCGAGGGGGTGGCGACGGCGTCGCTGTACGCCGCCGCACGGCAGGCCGGCACGCCGCGGAGCCTCGACGAGATCACCGCGGTGAGCCGGGTAGAACGCGACGAGATCGCCCGAACGTATCGCTATATCGGCCGCGAACTCGGACTGGAGATCCAGCCCGCCGACCCCGAGCAGTACGTCCCCCGCTTCGCCTCCGAACTGGAGATTTCCGACGAGGCCGAGCGGCGCGCGCGGATGCTCTTGGAGAGCGCCAAAGAGGAGGGCATCCACTCGGGCAAGAGCCCCGTCGGGATGGCTGCCGCGGCCGTCTACGCCGCCGCCCTGCTCACCAACGAGCAGGTGACTCAGAGCGAGGTCGGCGAGGTCGCAAACGTCAGCGAGGTCACGATCCGCAACCGCTACCACGAACTGCTCGACGCCGACGATGCCGCGGCGCCCTGA
- a CDS encoding universal stress protein, whose protein sequence is MAHSILVPVDGSERAFEALEFALEHYPDADVTALHVIELGTPRYGQGSLQGWSDEVRREEEAHADEVLAETERIAAEYGDDITTETGIGRPSRSILDYADLIDAEQIVMGSEGRTGLSRMLLGSVAETVTRRAEVPVTIVR, encoded by the coding sequence ATGGCACACTCGATACTCGTGCCGGTCGACGGCTCCGAACGAGCGTTCGAGGCGCTCGAGTTCGCGCTGGAACACTACCCGGACGCGGACGTGACGGCGCTCCACGTCATCGAGTTGGGGACGCCGCGCTACGGACAGGGGTCGCTGCAGGGATGGAGCGACGAGGTCCGACGCGAGGAAGAAGCCCACGCCGACGAGGTGCTTGCCGAGACCGAGCGCATCGCCGCCGAGTACGGCGACGATATCACTACGGAGACGGGGATCGGTCGCCCTTCGCGGTCGATTCTCGACTACGCCGACTTGATCGACGCCGAGCAGATCGTCATGGGGAGCGAGGGACGGACGGGGCTCTCGCGCATGCTGCTGGGTAGCGTCGCCGAAACCGTGACGCGCCGCGCCGAGGTTCCGGTGACGATCGTCCGGTAG
- a CDS encoding universal stress protein — MYDRILVAVDGSEPADAAFEHALDIAADCGATVRALYVADTNRDSVTTVGTNVRDALEAEGEDVIEGARKQAASRGVAFEDEVLQGEPGDTILEAADERDVDLVAMGTRGRGGVRRFLLGSVAEHVVRRAEVPVLTVRADEEVRVEYPYDSVLVPTDGSGHASKALEQGVDLARRHDATLHVLSVVDVMAVGVDVRADIVLDELEDRARDAVEDAGAEAGEAGVDVVTDVITGSIPREIRSYAADNEIDLLSMGTHGRRGVDRVLLGSVTERVLRTAPAPVMTVRSPDEE; from the coding sequence ATGTACGATCGGATACTGGTCGCCGTCGACGGCAGCGAGCCCGCAGACGCCGCGTTCGAGCACGCACTCGACATCGCAGCCGACTGCGGCGCAACAGTCCGCGCGCTCTACGTCGCCGACACGAACCGCGACAGCGTGACGACAGTTGGCACTAACGTCCGCGATGCGCTCGAAGCCGAAGGCGAGGACGTGATCGAAGGAGCCCGCAAGCAGGCTGCCAGCCGCGGCGTCGCCTTCGAAGACGAGGTCCTACAGGGCGAGCCGGGCGATACGATCCTCGAAGCGGCCGACGAGCGCGATGTCGATCTCGTGGCGATGGGGACGAGAGGACGCGGCGGCGTCCGACGGTTCTTGCTCGGCAGCGTCGCAGAACACGTCGTCCGGCGCGCCGAGGTACCGGTACTGACGGTGCGCGCCGACGAGGAGGTTCGCGTCGAGTATCCCTACGACTCGGTGCTGGTCCCGACCGACGGGAGCGGCCACGCCTCGAAGGCGCTGGAGCAGGGCGTCGACCTCGCCCGACGCCACGACGCCACGCTGCACGTGCTCTCGGTCGTCGACGTGATGGCCGTCGGCGTCGACGTTCGGGCCGATATCGTGCTCGACGAGTTAGAAGACCGCGCCCGCGATGCCGTCGAAGACGCCGGTGCCGAGGCTGGCGAGGCCGGCGTCGATGTCGTCACCGACGTGATCACCGGCTCGATCCCGCGCGAGATTCGGTCCTACGCGGCCGACAACGAGATCGACCTGCTCTCGATGGGCACCCACGGCCGCCGCGGCGTCGACCGCGTCCTGCTGGGCAGCGTCACCGAGCGCGTCCTCCGGACCGCGCCGGCGCCGGTGATGACGGTGCGCAGCCCTGACGAGGAGTGA
- a CDS encoding NUDIX hydrolase, translated as METTRHFVATVYVVNDGATALHEHDKLDMWLPPGGHLDRDELPHEAAIREAREETGLDISLLASADGPESETASQLPQPRQFLLEDINVTPEGVGHQHVDFVYYGEATHRDITPSPGEQDAADWEWFEPADLRARADELADDVVEVGLDAIEAVDGSR; from the coding sequence ATGGAGACGACGCGTCACTTCGTCGCCACCGTCTACGTCGTCAACGACGGCGCGACGGCGCTGCACGAACACGACAAACTCGACATGTGGCTCCCGCCCGGCGGCCACCTCGATCGGGACGAACTCCCACACGAGGCGGCGATTCGGGAGGCCCGCGAGGAGACCGGGCTCGACATCTCGCTGCTGGCGTCCGCCGACGGCCCCGAGTCCGAGACCGCCAGCCAACTCCCCCAGCCCCGGCAGTTCCTGCTCGAAGACATCAACGTCACGCCGGAGGGCGTGGGCCACCAACACGTCGATTTCGTCTACTACGGTGAGGCCACACACCGCGACATCACGCCCTCACCGGGCGAGCAGGACGCCGCCGACTGGGAGTGGTTCGAGCCGGCTGACTTGCGCGCACGGGCCGACGAGCTGGCCGACGATGTCGTCGAGGTCGGACTCGACGCCATCGAAGCGGTCGACGGCAGCCGATAA
- a CDS encoding DUF7522 family protein: MVEEFTDELRSLAGDELRAVATFGKLDYELAFVRDDVSEGYNRGDLDDLYRTLVSDRIANDDIDQQLPGGEQQARIKVFEDVIVVIIPIGRYEGVFVSLDRGPDSPVLDIVDAAEATL; the protein is encoded by the coding sequence ATGGTCGAGGAGTTTACTGACGAGCTTCGGTCGCTGGCGGGCGATGAACTTCGCGCCGTGGCGACGTTCGGCAAGCTCGATTACGAGCTGGCGTTCGTCCGCGACGACGTCAGCGAGGGCTACAACAGGGGGGATCTGGACGATCTCTACCGAACGCTCGTTTCCGATAGGATCGCTAACGACGACATCGACCAGCAGTTGCCCGGCGGCGAACAGCAGGCTCGGATCAAGGTGTTCGAGGACGTGATCGTCGTGATCATCCCGATCGGGCGGTACGAGGGCGTGTTCGTCTCGCTCGACCGCGGTCCCGACAGTCCGGTGCTCGACATCGTCGACGCCGCCGAGGCCACGCTCTGA
- a CDS encoding phosphotransferase family protein: MSDEYLDRLVDDDALASYLDAELGPAETFEYERLGEGHSNETLAVTWGDRELVLRRPPAGETADTAHDVTREYQVMDAVQGTDVPVPTTVLSCDDRDVIGSEFYLMERARGDVPRDDEPERFGTPAHRRRLGEEVIDALAAIHEVDYEAAGLGEFGYPEGFTERQVQRWSEQYTWAFEVTSEDREVPEIYDLTGWLMEHVPDEHPHTLVHGDFKLDNLMFAPGTPPELTAVFDWELSTLGDPRTDLGLLALFWRDPGDPEPPTPELLQPFTEREGYPTREELFERYENRTGIAFEHRRFYQVLAAYKLGALGEMFYRRHLEGNAADPLYPKMEDGVPRLAEYALALAEGEIEL; this comes from the coding sequence ATGAGCGACGAGTATCTCGATCGGCTGGTCGACGACGATGCGCTGGCGTCGTATCTCGACGCCGAACTCGGGCCGGCAGAAACGTTCGAGTACGAACGCCTCGGCGAGGGCCACTCCAACGAGACGCTGGCAGTGACGTGGGGCGATCGGGAGTTGGTCCTGCGTCGCCCGCCGGCCGGCGAGACGGCCGACACGGCCCACGACGTGACCCGCGAGTATCAGGTGATGGACGCCGTTCAGGGGACTGACGTGCCGGTTCCGACGACGGTGCTTTCCTGCGATGACCGGGACGTGATCGGCAGCGAGTTCTACCTGATGGAGCGCGCTCGCGGCGACGTACCCCGCGACGACGAGCCCGAGCGCTTCGGGACGCCGGCGCATCGGCGGCGTCTCGGCGAGGAGGTCATCGACGCGCTGGCGGCGATCCACGAGGTCGACTACGAGGCGGCCGGCCTCGGTGAGTTCGGCTATCCGGAGGGCTTTACCGAGCGGCAGGTCCAGCGCTGGTCCGAGCAGTACACGTGGGCGTTCGAGGTCACCAGCGAGGACCGCGAAGTGCCCGAAATCTACGATCTGACCGGCTGGCTCATGGAACACGTCCCCGACGAGCATCCCCACACGCTCGTCCACGGCGACTTCAAGCTCGACAACCTCATGTTCGCGCCGGGAACGCCGCCGGAACTCACCGCCGTCTTCGACTGGGAGCTGTCGACGCTGGGCGATCCCCGCACCGATCTGGGGCTGCTCGCGCTGTTCTGGCGCGACCCCGGCGACCCCGAGCCGCCGACGCCGGAACTGCTCCAGCCCTTTACCGAGCGCGAGGGGTATCCGACCCGCGAGGAACTGTTCGAGCGCTACGAGAACCGGACAGGGATCGCCTTCGAGCACCGCCGGTTCTATCAGGTGCTCGCGGCCTACAAGCTCGGCGCGCTGGGCGAGATGTTCTACCGGCGCCATCTGGAGGGCAACGCCGCCGACCCGCTGTACCCGAAGATGGAGGACGGCGTCCCTCGGCTGGCCGAGTACGCGCTGGCACTCGCCGAGGGGGAGATCGAGCTGTAA
- a CDS encoding acyl-CoA dehydrogenase family protein, with protein sequence MEYDDPERGSAAAERTREFVDEVVIPAEREYLGAGPVPDDEIERLRERAREYDVYGPQIPEEYGGLGLDFRELLPVFEEAGRSLLGPTALRCGAPDEGNMHTLEMVGTDAQKERWLAPLAAGEARSGFSMTEPIQGGGSDPKMLRTSAEKSGDEWVIDGHKWWTTQGSEADVLLVMARTDDEAHPYQGTSIFLVPADADGVEIVRDIPHVGGAPMGMSHAEIRYDEVRVPEENLLGAENAGFAIAQERLVPARLTHCMRFLGMADRALDIATAYVTERDAFGSSVADKQAVRFDVADHRTQLHAARTMVRHAAGQYADGAEARVEVAMCKTFTANAVQDAIDSAVQYCGGNGIGKDLPLADFYENVRQFRIVDGADEVHRRTIARDAFEDPPMEELDPITRFGEF encoded by the coding sequence ATGGAGTACGACGACCCCGAACGCGGCAGCGCGGCCGCCGAGCGAACCCGCGAGTTCGTCGACGAAGTCGTGATTCCGGCCGAGCGCGAGTATCTCGGCGCAGGGCCCGTCCCGGACGACGAGATCGAGCGCCTGCGCGAGCGAGCACGCGAGTACGACGTGTACGGCCCGCAGATCCCCGAGGAGTACGGCGGGCTCGGGCTCGATTTCCGGGAACTACTGCCGGTCTTCGAGGAGGCCGGTCGAAGCCTGCTCGGGCCGACAGCGCTGCGCTGTGGCGCGCCCGACGAGGGGAACATGCACACTCTCGAAATGGTCGGCACCGACGCCCAGAAAGAGCGCTGGCTCGCCCCGCTGGCCGCTGGCGAGGCACGCTCCGGCTTCTCGATGACCGAGCCGATACAGGGCGGCGGCTCGGACCCGAAGATGCTTCGAACGAGCGCCGAGAAGTCGGGTGACGAGTGGGTGATCGACGGCCACAAGTGGTGGACGACGCAGGGCAGCGAGGCCGACGTGTTGCTGGTGATGGCCCGGACCGACGACGAGGCCCACCCCTATCAGGGAACCTCGATCTTCCTCGTGCCCGCCGACGCCGACGGCGTCGAGATCGTCCGCGACATCCCCCACGTCGGCGGCGCGCCGATGGGGATGAGTCACGCCGAGATCCGTTACGACGAGGTGCGGGTCCCCGAGGAGAACCTGCTCGGCGCCGAGAACGCCGGCTTCGCCATCGCCCAGGAGCGTCTCGTTCCCGCGCGGCTCACCCACTGCATGCGATTCCTCGGGATGGCCGACCGCGCGCTCGACATCGCAACGGCGTACGTCACAGAGCGCGACGCGTTCGGCTCGTCGGTCGCGGACAAGCAGGCCGTGCGCTTCGACGTTGCGGACCACCGGACGCAACTGCACGCCGCCCGGACGATGGTGCGCCACGCCGCCGGCCAGTACGCCGACGGCGCCGAGGCTCGCGTCGAGGTGGCGATGTGCAAGACGTTCACCGCAAACGCCGTCCAAGACGCCATCGACTCGGCGGTGCAGTACTGCGGCGGCAACGGCATCGGCAAGGACCTGCCGCTGGCCGATTTCTACGAGAACGTCCGTCAGTTCCGGATCGTCGACGGCGCCGACGAGGTCCACCGCCGCACGATCGCTCGGGACGCCTTCGAGGACCCGCCGATGGAGGAACTCGACCCGATCACTCGCTTCGGGGAGTTCTAA
- a CDS encoding small multi-drug export protein, producing the protein MNPTIGVDALSGAEGVLGYALVFVLAAIPVVEVLVVVPAGVAVGLNPPLVALAAFAGNLATVLLVLAGSDRALAFVRRRFGSADDDEPSKRVRRAKRLWRQYGTAGLALAAPITTGAHLAAVLALSLGSKRRAVATWMATSLLAWTAALATVSVYGVDSLRGLF; encoded by the coding sequence ATGAACCCGACGATCGGCGTCGACGCGCTTTCGGGAGCAGAGGGCGTCCTCGGCTACGCGCTCGTGTTCGTGCTGGCGGCGATACCCGTCGTCGAGGTGCTGGTCGTCGTTCCCGCGGGCGTCGCGGTCGGGCTGAACCCGCCGCTGGTCGCGCTGGCGGCGTTCGCTGGCAACCTCGCAACCGTCCTGCTCGTCCTCGCCGGCTCCGATCGGGCGCTGGCGTTCGTCCGCCGACGCTTCGGCAGTGCCGACGACGACGAGCCCTCGAAGCGCGTCCGGCGCGCGAAGCGGCTCTGGCGTCAGTACGGTACCGCCGGTCTCGCGCTGGCGGCGCCGATCACGACCGGCGCCCACCTCGCGGCAGTGCTCGCGCTCTCGCTGGGGTCGAAGCGGCGCGCCGTCGCAACGTGGATGGCGACCAGCCTGCTCGCGTGGACCGCCGCGCTGGCGACGGTCTCGGTCTACGGCGTCGATAGCCTGCGCGGGCTGTTTTAG